One Mycobacterium paraseoulense genomic window, TCGACGTAGAGCCGTCCGTCGATCTCGCCGTAACTGTGGATGGGCACCACGTGCGGATCGTTGAGGCTTGCCGCTATGCGCGCCTCGCGGCGGAATCGTTGCTGAAACTGTTGATCCTCGGCCAAGTTCGGGGGCAGCACCTTCAGGGCGACGACCCGATCGGTCGCGGCGTCGTAGGCGCGATACACCTCTCCCATCCCGCCGCGCCCCAGGACGTCCAGCAATTGGTATTGCCCGAAAGACTGTGACCCCACGCCACGACCTTAAGCGGTGCACCGCCCGCAGGCCGCGCGATTCTCACCAAACCGGGGCTGCGTTGCGCGGCTTGGCTTTAGTCGAGCAGCAGCGACGTGATGGTGACGTCGGAAGCCGGTGCGCTGTCCTCACCGCCGCCGGCGACGCCGGCCTTGGCGATCTTGTCCAGCGTGGCCAGCCCGTCGGGCTGGATGGTGCCGAAGACCGTGTATTGGGGCGGCAGCTGGGAGTCCTTGTACACCATGAAGAACTGGCTGCCGTTGGTCCCGGGCCCGGCGTTGGCCATCGCCAGGGTGCCGCGCGGGTAGAGCACGGGCTGTTGGGCCTTCGGGTCGTTCGGCGGGTACTGGTCGGTCGGGTACTCGTTGGCGAATTGGTACCCCGGACCGCCGGTGCCGTCGCCCTTGGGGTCACCGCACTGCAGCACGCCCAGGTCCGGCGATGTGGTCAGCCGGTGGCATTTGGTGTTGTCGAAATATTTCTGGCCGATCAGGCTCGCGAAACTGTTTACCGTGCAAGGTGATTCGTTGTTGGCGAGCATCAGCCCGATGCGGCCCTGGTTGGTCACCATGCTGGCGCTCACTTGGGCCGGGTCGGTCGGCACCTTGCCGGTGCGCGGCGGCTTGACCTGCTTGGCCGCCGGTTCCGGTGACGCCGGGTACTGGCAGTTGGCGCCCAGGTCGGCCGACGGCTTGAACGCCGGCAACGGCGGAACGGGCGGCGTCGGTCCGGCGGGCGTGGTGGTCTCGGGGGAGCTGCTGGCCGCGGAGGAGGTGGAGCTCGCGGCGCTGTTGCTCTTGTGCTCGTGTTTGTTGTTGATCACGGCGAGCACCACCGCGACGACCACGGCCACGGCCACGATCGAGCCGGCGGCGATCACCACGATCCGGCGCATCTTGGCTTGCTTCGCGCGGCGCTCCAGTTGCCGTTCGAGCTTGCGCTTGGCGTTGGCACGTCGTTGTTCATTGGTCGGCACGGCCGTATGCCTCCATGGTCGGTAAGTCGGCTGCCCGCAAAAGGCGTCGGTGGCCAGCTCAGGCTAATGTGGGCGCCGCGACCGGTGTCAAGTGGGGCCCGTGGGAAACTGGGAACCGTGTTGATCACCGGATTTCCCGCCGGCGTGTTGCAGTGCAACTGCTACGTGCTGGCCGAGCGGCCGGGGACGGACGCCGTCATCGTGGATCCGGGGCAGCGGGTGATGGGCTCGTTGCGGCGCATTCTCGACGAGAATCGGCTGACCCCGGCCGCGGTGTTGCTCACCCACGGCCACATCGACCACATGTGGTCCGCGCAGAAGGTGTCCGACACCTATGGCTGCCCGACCTACATCCATCCCGAGGACCGATTCATGCTGAAAGACCCGATCTACGGCCTGGGCCCGCGGGTGGCGCAGCTGATGGCGGGTGCCTTCTTCCGGGAGCCCAGGCAGGTCGTCGAGCTGGACCGGGACGGCGACAAGCTCGATCTCGGCAGCGTGACCGTCAACGTCGATCACACCCCCGGGCACACGCGCGGATCGGTGGTCTTCCGGGTCGCCGGAGACAAAGCCGGCGGCAAAGAGGTGGTGTTCACCGGTGACACCCTGTTCGAGCGCTCGGTGGGCCGCACCGACCTGCACGGCGGCAGCGGCCGCGACCTGCTGACCTCGATCGTGGAAAAACTGCTGGTGCTCGACGACGAGACGGTGGTCCTGCCGGGGCACGGCAACGCCACCACCATCGGCGCCGAGCGGCGTTTCAACCCGTTCCTCGAAGGCCTGAGCCCGTGACGCAGTTCTCGGCGTTCTTCGCGCCCAAGGGGGTGCCGGACTACGTCCCGCCGGACTCCGCGCAGTTCGTGGCCGTGCGGGACGGATTGCTCGGTGCGGCACGCCGGGCCGGCTACGGCGACATCGAGTTGCCCATCTTCGAAGACACCGGCCTGTTCGCCCGCGGCGTCGGCGAATCGACCGACGTGGTGTCCAAGGAGATGTACACCTTCGCCGACCGCGGCGACCGCTCGGTCACGTTGCGCCCCGAGGGCACCGCCGGGGTGGTGCGCGCGGTGATCGAGCACGGCCTGGACCGCGGGGCGTTGCCGGTCAAACTCTGTTATGCGGGCCCGTTCTTCCGCTACGAGCGTCCCCAGGCCGGCCGTTACCGACAGCTGCAGCAGGTCGGCGTGGAGGCGATCGGTGTCGACGATCCGGCGCTGGACGCCGAGGTGATCGCCGTCGCCGACGCCGGGTTCCGTTCCCTCGGGCTGGACGGCTTCCGCCTGGAGCTCACCTCGCTGGGCGACGACAGCTGTCGCCCCCAGTATCGGGAGCTGTTGCAGGACTTCCTCTTCGGGCTCGACCTCGACGACGAGACGCGCAGGCGCGCCGCGATCAACCCGCTGCGGGTCCTCGACGACAAGCGACCCGAGGTGCGGGCCATGACGGCCGACGCGCCGGT contains:
- a CDS encoding peptidylprolyl isomerase, whose product is MPTNEQRRANAKRKLERQLERRAKQAKMRRIVVIAAGSIVAVAVVVAVVLAVINNKHEHKSNSAASSTSSAASSSPETTTPAGPTPPVPPLPAFKPSADLGANCQYPASPEPAAKQVKPPRTGKVPTDPAQVSASMVTNQGRIGLMLANNESPCTVNSFASLIGQKYFDNTKCHRLTTSPDLGVLQCGDPKGDGTGGPGYQFANEYPTDQYPPNDPKAQQPVLYPRGTLAMANAGPGTNGSQFFMVYKDSQLPPQYTVFGTIQPDGLATLDKIAKAGVAGGGEDSAPASDVTITSLLLD
- a CDS encoding MBL fold metallo-hydrolase: MLITGFPAGVLQCNCYVLAERPGTDAVIVDPGQRVMGSLRRILDENRLTPAAVLLTHGHIDHMWSAQKVSDTYGCPTYIHPEDRFMLKDPIYGLGPRVAQLMAGAFFREPRQVVELDRDGDKLDLGSVTVNVDHTPGHTRGSVVFRVAGDKAGGKEVVFTGDTLFERSVGRTDLHGGSGRDLLTSIVEKLLVLDDETVVLPGHGNATTIGAERRFNPFLEGLSP
- the hisS gene encoding histidine--tRNA ligase, with the protein product MTQFSAFFAPKGVPDYVPPDSAQFVAVRDGLLGAARRAGYGDIELPIFEDTGLFARGVGESTDVVSKEMYTFADRGDRSVTLRPEGTAGVVRAVIEHGLDRGALPVKLCYAGPFFRYERPQAGRYRQLQQVGVEAIGVDDPALDAEVIAVADAGFRSLGLDGFRLELTSLGDDSCRPQYRELLQDFLFGLDLDDETRRRAAINPLRVLDDKRPEVRAMTADAPVLLDHLSDVAKQHFDTVLAHLDAFGVPYVINPRMVRGLDYYTKTTFEFVHDGLGAQSGIGGGGRYDGLMHELGGQALSGIGFGLGVDRTLLALRAEGKSVGETTRCDVFGVPLSDQAKLKLAVLAARLRASGVRVDMAYGDRGLKGAMRAADRSGARIALVLGDRDIQSGTVGVKDLTTGDQVSVAMDSVVAEVLSRLTR